A window of Ignavibacteriales bacterium contains these coding sequences:
- the rplL gene encoding 50S ribosomal protein L7/L12 — protein sequence MSEKIVEIVEKIKALTLVEASELKKALEEEFGVTAAAPMMMAGPAAGAAAAPVEEKTEFDVILQAAGATKINVIKVVRAHTGLGLKEAKDLVDGAPKPVKEAVSKDEAEKIRKELEAAGATVQVK from the coding sequence ATGTCAGAGAAAATTGTTGAAATTGTAGAAAAGATTAAAGCGCTTACACTTGTTGAAGCTTCTGAATTAAAGAAAGCATTAGAAGAAGAATTCGGAGTAACCGCAGCAGCTCCAATGATGATGGCTGGACCGGCTGCAGGTGCAGCAGCAGCTCCCGTTGAAGAAAAAACTGAGTTCGATGTTATTCTTCAAGCAGCTGGCGCTACCAAAATTAATGTAATCAAGGTTGTTCGTGCACATACAGGACTCGGCTTAAAAGAAGCTAAAGATTTAGTTGATGGTGCACCGAAACCTGTGAAGGAAGCAGTTTCAAAAGACGAAGCTGAAAAGATCAGAAAAGAACTTGAAGCAGCTGGCGCGACTGTTCAAGTTAAATAA
- the rplJ gene encoding 50S ribosomal protein L10, which produces MKKEEKAERIEQIKKLVKNSSAMFLVDYRGVNVADINKLRSNFRKDGINYKVLKNTLFKKALEQVGGFEKFNSQLVGMTGVAFAGENFVAPAKIIKKYFDESKKFTFKGCYIESAFYGADQLDTIASMPTKEEIMAGIVGSIAAPASGIVGSINAVIRDLISVIDEVGKKKAA; this is translated from the coding sequence ATGAAAAAGGAAGAAAAAGCCGAAAGAATTGAACAGATTAAAAAGCTTGTGAAAAATTCCTCTGCAATGTTTCTTGTTGATTACCGTGGTGTTAATGTCGCTGATATTAATAAGCTGCGATCAAATTTTAGAAAAGATGGAATTAATTACAAAGTTCTAAAAAATACTCTGTTCAAAAAAGCTTTGGAACAAGTTGGTGGATTTGAAAAATTCAATTCACAACTTGTTGGAATGACAGGTGTTGCTTTTGCTGGTGAAAATTTTGTTGCACCTGCCAAGATCATTAAAAAATATTTTGATGAATCGAAAAAGTTTACTTTTAAAGGATGCTATATTGAATCAGCATTTTACGGTGCTGATCAATTGGATACTATTGCTTCGATGCCTACAAAAGAAGAAATCATGGCAGGTATTGTTGGTAGTATTGCAGCCCCAGCGAGTGGAATTGTCGGTTCAATCAATGCAGTTATCAGAGATCTCATTAGTGTTATTGATGAGGTTGGGAAAAAGAAAGCTGCATAA